GAGAAGCTGGACCAGACCAGTCAGATCTTTACCTATTTATTATATTGCCTTACTCAGGTAGCGCAATATGCGGAAATAGACGCACAACAACGTGCTTCTAAACATCTTCCCTCAGCCGAAGACCTGACCGTAAACACCAAAATTGCAGGCAACGAGTTCATTTTCCAGATTATTAATGATAAAGGATTCCAGGTAAACCTGGAAACCTGGAAGCTCAAACACATTCCGGAACAGGATATGCTGCGTAAGCTCTATCACATCCTGGTAGCCTCTGAAATCTATCAGACTTATATCCAGGAACCTTCCCGCGATAAAAAGGCTGAAAAAGAAATTATCGAATACATCTATAAGGAAATACTTAGCAAAGAGGAACTCTTCCTTCAGCACATGGAAGATACCTTCCTGCACTGGGGTGACGACGCAGAGATGATGTCCCTGCTCATTGCTAACTACATGCACAAACCTCACCTGTTCAACTTCCTTCAGCTCATCAGCAGAGAAAAACTGGAATACGCCAGGGATCTCCTGCTTACCGTACTGGACAAGAAGGATTACTGCCTTGAACTCATCAAGCCAAAATTACAGAACTGGGATCCTGAGCGTATTGCCGCTGTCGATATGCTGCTGATGGAAATGGGCGTGTGCGAATTCCTCTTCTTCCCAACTATTCCTACCAAGGTAACAATCAACGAATATATAGATCTGGCCAAAGCCTACAGTACGCCACAAAGCGGACAGTTCGTAAACGGCATACTCGACAATATCCTGAAAGACCTGGATGCGGCTCACCAGATAAAGAAAATAGACCGTAACAAAAAATAACTAATTTTGAACCTATGAAGAAGGTATTCTACCTGCTAGCCTGCAGTACCCTCCTCCTGGGAGCCTGCGGCGGCAATAATCAAAGCAGTAAAAAAGGGGCCGGTACACCCGTTACCGAAATTAAAAAGGGTACCCCCACCATCTCTTTCGAAGAAATGGAACATAGCTTCGGTAATGTCGTGGAAGGTGAAAAAGTAGAGTATTCATTCAAATTTACTAACACTGGCGATGCGCCGCTGGTCATTACAGACGCTACCTCCAGCTGTGGCTGCACCATCCCGGATTGGCCAAAAGAACCAATCCAGGCCGGAAAAAGCAGTTACCTGAAAGTAGCATTTAACAGCGCAGGCAAGTCCGGCTTCACTACAAAGCAGATCGTACTCCATGCCAATACCACTCCAGCGCTGGTACAGGGACCAACGATCATTTGTACCGTGGTAAAACAATAATAAACTAACAACAACAAATACAAACATTTACGATGTACACAAACATGCTTAACATTTTACTGATGGGTGCTCCGGGTGGAACCCAGGGAGGTAGCGGTGGTATGGTGCAGCTGCTGTTTTTTGGTGGTATGATCCTGGTGATGTGGTTATTCATGATCCGTCCTCAGACAAAAAAAGCTAAAGCACAGAAAGATTTTATCTCCAACCTGAGAGAAGGTGATAAAATCGTCACCATTGCTGGTATACACGGTAAGATCAATAAATTCAATGATAACAATACCGTTAAGATCGAAGTTAGCGCAGGTACTTACCTGACTATCGAACGTTCTGCAATCTCAATGGAATATACCACTGCTCAGCAGAAAGCTGCTGAACCAGCTGCTAAATAATTCAACATCCGAAAGGATGACAGGTCCCAAATTCCTTTACCGGAGTTTGGGATTTTTTTTGATCTTTGGACATATGTTAAAAATAGGTATTACAGGAGGCATCGGCTCCGGCAAGAGTACTGTATGCAAGATCTTCTCCCTGCTTGGTATCCCCGTATACTATGCGGACGATGCCGCTAAAGAGATCATGCATACTGACACGCTCCTCAAAGCCAGTATCATTCAGCACTTCGGCGAAGACATGTACGACGAAAACGGCCAGCTGCAACGCGCTGCCCTGGGCAAAATTGTCTTTAATGATAAAGACAAACTGGAACTGCTCAATTCCCTCGTACATCCCGCCACCATCCGGCATAGCGAAGAATGGGCCGACAAACAGCAAGCCCCTTATATCATTAAGGAAGCTGCCCTCCTGTTCGAATCCGGTTCCTTCGCCTACCTGGACAGGATCATTGGCGTGACCGCCCCTCAGACCCTGCGCATTCTCAGGGTCATGAAGCGTGACAACGTCTCCCGCGAGGATGTGCTGGCACGTATGTACAAACAAATCGAAGAACCCATCAAAATGAAATTGTGTGACTATGTCATTCACAATGATGAACAACAGATGGTCATACCTCAGGTACTCGCCCTCCATGCTAAATTGCTGGAACTGGCAGGCGCCTAATCAATCACCTTAAAATATCTGCATGGGGAAAACCGTCAATTCATCCAAAGCTACACCCGTTCTGCTGCTGGAACTGCAGAGTAATTACCCGGAACCTATTAAGATCAACGCCGGTTTATTGAAAGAAAATGCCGGTGGCCGTACCTGTCAGCGAATGCCCCTGCATGATAAAAAATCCCTGTCGATATTTAATACCCTGCCCGCCGGCGTTCAACACCTGCTGCAACCATGTACACAGGAAGCCATGCTGTATAAGGAACTGCAACTGAAAGATAAATTCAGAGAGGCCCCCGTGAGAGAACTGACCTTACAGCAGTATGTACAGGAAGGCATGCAGCAATACCTCTACAATACCTTACAGCAACTGCGCCCCCTCACTCCTGTACTACCGTGGTATACCATGATCACAGACGACAGCATGCTGATGAAACATACCCGGCCCGCTACCGTCAATAACTATACACCTTCCCTCTCCTTTGAACTGGTGCAGGTCGATGATGGCGTTATCCGCATGGTGGCATTCGTCAATATCAACAATCAGCCTTTCCCTCTCTCCGGCTTTGAGCACTATGGTTTCTTACTGCGTAGCCGCGGAGAGCTCTTTATATTACCGCCTGCCAGTGCCAATGCCCTGGCAAAATTCTCCGGTGGCTACATCGATGCCATACCCGGCCAGGAAGGCGCTTTCATCCAACAGGTAGTTGAACCCCTCAGCGAATTATTCCCTGTCAATAAAAGTATTCTGCTGGAGAAGGAAGTGATCGATGTCACCCCCTCCTGCAACATATGGCTCAGTGAACTGAATAAATCTTTTCTCGTACTCACGCCGCAATGGCAGTACGGGCAATTCACCATCGACGATTCACCCGACAAAGTCGTACTTCGCACGGAAGGCGATACACAATTCGAGATCAAAAGACACCTGGATGAAGAAAAAGAGATCATTACCTTCATCCGCTCCTTGCATGCCCGCTTTGCACAACAGCGCAACGGTTATTTCTACCTGTCCTTTGCTGATGCAGAAAAAAACCAGTGGTTTGTAAAATGCTATCGTAAACTCACCGACCGGAACATCGGCGTATATGGCATGGATCAACTGCAACATTTCAGGTACAATACCAACGTACCTGTGATGGATATTCACTGGTGCGGCGATGATAAAGATGCCTTTGATCTTGAAATCAAAATCCACTACGGCGATATCCCCGTTGCATTGGTAGACCTGCAGAAAGCTTTGGTGCACAAGCAACCACACCTGTTACTGAAAGATGGTACCATCGGTGTGATCCCCGAAGAATGGCTGCATAAATATGACCTGCTCTGGAAACTGGGACAGGTACAGAAAGATAAGCTGAAACTCTCCCGCCTGCATTTTACTATCGCACAGGAGATGCTGCAAGGCAATCATTCAGAAGATACCCTGCAACGGTTACAACGGCTGCAGGCCCAGCCAGGTACAGATTTTCCTGTACCAACGGCTATTCAGGCACAACTGCGAAATTACCAGCTGGCGGGTTTTCAGTGGATGTGCCTCCTCGATGCCATGCGCTGGGGCGGCTGCCTCGCAGATGATATGGGTTTGGGTAAGACCTTACAGACCATCACTTTTTTACAACACCTCTCTAATAAATACCCCGGTGAAACCCACCTGGTCGTATGCCCCACTTCCCTCATTTATAACTGGGAAAGTGAGCTGAAGAAATTCGCACCTGAATTAAAATACGCCATCTACCATGGCGGAAACCGGCATTACGATCCCGCTGGTTATGATTTAATTATTACCAGCTATGGCACCGTACGTAGTGACCAGAATATCTTTGCCAGTCACGTTTTCGGATATATTGTGCTCGATGAAAGCCAGGTGATCAAAAACCCTGCTTCACAGACCACAAAGGCTCTGCAGGTACTACAATCGCGCAACCGCCTTATCCTGAGCGGTACGCCTATCCAAAACAATACCATGGACCTCTATGCGCAAATGAACTTTGCCAACCCTGGATTGTTGGGCAACCAGGCATTCTTCCGCACTGAATTTGCCATGCCTATTGACAAATATGCAGATGCCGGAAAAGCAGGTCAGTTACGCCGCCTCATCTACCCATTCCTTTTAAGACGTACAAAAGAACAGATAGCCCAGGACCTGCCGGACAAGACTGAGATCATTATGTGGTGTGAAATGGGCGATGAGCAACGACAGGCATACAATCGCATCCGCGATCTGTACAAAGAGAAGGTGTTAAACCGCATTCAGGAACAGGGAATCGCAGCTAGCACGATTTATGTACTGGAAGGTCTGACCCGTCTGCGACAGGTATGTAATGCACCTCAGCTGGTGGAATCTGAATCGCATATCACCCATTCTGTTAAACTGGATGAGCTGATGCGCGAAATCAGTGAAAACACCGGTGCGCACAAGGTACTGGTCTTCTCACAGTTCACCGGCATGCTGCAGCTCATAGCGAAAGCTATGGAGCAGGAAGGGCTGAAATTCCTCTATCTGGATGGCAGCACAAAAGCAGAAAATCGCCAACAACTGGTGAACCAATTCCAGCAGGAAGAGGAAATGCGGGTATTCCTCATCAGCCTCAAAGCAGGTGGTGTAGGTTTGACGCTGACGGCCGCAGACTATGTATACCTGGTAGATCC
This Chitinophaga sancti DNA region includes the following protein-coding sequences:
- the coaE gene encoding dephospho-CoA kinase (Dephospho-CoA kinase (CoaE) performs the final step in coenzyme A biosynthesis.); the encoded protein is MLKIGITGGIGSGKSTVCKIFSLLGIPVYYADDAAKEIMHTDTLLKASIIQHFGEDMYDENGQLQRAALGKIVFNDKDKLELLNSLVHPATIRHSEEWADKQQAPYIIKEAALLFESGSFAYLDRIIGVTAPQTLRILRVMKRDNVSREDVLARMYKQIEEPIKMKLCDYVIHNDEQQMVIPQVLALHAKLLELAGA
- a CDS encoding SWIM zinc finger family protein is translated as MPCSISCAIVKCRRESFSLSFCTCPSFQSRSYLCSHSSGITPMVPSFSNRCGCLCTKAFCRSTNATGISP
- the nusB gene encoding transcription antitermination factor NusB; translated protein: MQTLYALETMEPGTIKPGTATSLLNEKLDQTSQIFTYLLYCLTQVAQYAEIDAQQRASKHLPSAEDLTVNTKIAGNEFIFQIINDKGFQVNLETWKLKHIPEQDMLRKLYHILVASEIYQTYIQEPSRDKKAEKEIIEYIYKEILSKEELFLQHMEDTFLHWGDDAEMMSLLIANYMHKPHLFNFLQLISREKLEYARDLLLTVLDKKDYCLELIKPKLQNWDPERIAAVDMLLMEMGVCEFLFFPTIPTKVTINEYIDLAKAYSTPQSGQFVNGILDNILKDLDAAHQIKKIDRNKK
- a CDS encoding DUF1573 domain-containing protein, which gives rise to MKKVFYLLACSTLLLGACGGNNQSSKKGAGTPVTEIKKGTPTISFEEMEHSFGNVVEGEKVEYSFKFTNTGDAPLVITDATSSCGCTIPDWPKEPIQAGKSSYLKVAFNSAGKSGFTTKQIVLHANTTPALVQGPTIICTVVKQ
- the yajC gene encoding preprotein translocase subunit YajC — protein: MLNILLMGAPGGTQGGSGGMVQLLFFGGMILVMWLFMIRPQTKKAKAQKDFISNLREGDKIVTIAGIHGKINKFNDNNTVKIEVSAGTYLTIERSAISMEYTTAQQKAAEPAAK
- a CDS encoding DEAD/DEAH box helicase, with product MRWGGCLADDMGLGKTLQTITFLQHLSNKYPGETHLVVCPTSLIYNWESELKKFAPELKYAIYHGGNRHYDPAGYDLIITSYGTVRSDQNIFASHVFGYIVLDESQVIKNPASQTTKALQVLQSRNRLILSGTPIQNNTMDLYAQMNFANPGLLGNQAFFRTEFAMPIDKYADAGKAGQLRRLIYPFLLRRTKEQIAQDLPDKTEIIMWCEMGDEQRQAYNRIRDLYKEKVLNRIQEQGIAASTIYVLEGLTRLRQVCNAPQLVESESHITHSVKLDELMREISENTGAHKVLVFSQFTGMLQLIAKAMEQEGLKFLYLDGSTKAENRQQLVNQFQQEEEMRVFLISLKAGGVGLTLTAADYVYLVDPWWNPAAEQQAIDRTHRIGQQNKVFAYKMICKDSVEEKILALQQRKKMIADDLISEDTGFVKKLTEDDVAFLFS